A genomic window from Plasmodium chabaudi chabaudi strain AS genome assembly, chromosome: 8 includes:
- a CDS encoding gamma-tubulin complex component, putative, giving the protein MSLNPNFNPNTPGSPEYMNESGENKNTHNFSNINNTYAYKENYYNKTGPSTGLIRNKNEMQYQKQNADQHIQKKVTVMNNGENYTIGETSGIIRDTENVKNTTTLTKISKKLDEKNTENFKSITHFAKYLFFIAKKIATIHNKNNSNSQNSPHYNEEVQKMLVKHLIYKLNKILSSLINYNILDYNETTNIKHDIEYYCLKNSNLTLNKIRVMLKKLEDSKINYKYILHILLKLKIYQDEVGENEVTHINVTTNLNNRQIVPDPNKQNDQVEKNEINTASLKIPDHTINQNKLNNNRIIKPDEIVEHNNVTNLYNEQNIVPINRTQNNSITETESNQSKIKAVTTVVENDMIHKKNFMNKSIFATIILNNKFNSLDIDENLLLRDLIYPLQGINGEYIKFNKKENAFCVCNRKVSMGMHHFITSISKVGILFRKLQKYINISTNEMASEGNSSYNTSNYFDNFEEDGMSSNPLQEGTETVALIQSEKINMGDNPNSPNNLDDSFSSEGSELNHGHTDSVTKDATKYNPQILGRRKGSLVIDALYQIVREYLNEYYKLLSHIESEINEHIHKNTVYIGIKVLYGLLHESYKILRVLVNVIDESQRSTGCQFLSFVYSKSQVYDYDEEKIYKKILQKCIKPINLILKQWVENGILKDKYKETFISLNNNITSEQIWMYKFVINMNNIPLFLTTTTAKKILLTGKCVYLLNYLSVNNTKSVNWGLTDTIPDIKFDEQNKHDFFDRPSSIPINTDIFSLNDFHTYVENIDNYIKHISKKKNQELFSLLIKQYGLYEHFKAFRHFILLVDGDLFENIFESMKTDLYMNAEELKRHYLNNKLELCIKSSSIFTSNKNIIKKLIIEKFNAKRGDIGWDILVLDFVVEKPLDIIFTNKIKNIYKSINVLLIKLKKIQCELSNIWYLFTHLFKIINLIYYNSVFTHCNIIRNEMFHFIQNILSYFYYDVIDMNWYEFKKKIFTCNDLDMLIHEHYNYVTQIQMDLFLGNYTDILNSKSSKNLDNISGTPFSNTFEEDPNNYLASSFSNDINSNYSPTKNENTQNNQNEKNNLGNQDDTIPPKNMENETLICLNKILDIISRFINLTSSLISTVCENYSDIKSLTEKKRQQRNDQNAEPNIDPTMNDIDIDYINNYINYNIIGEKTIKDIKMLLKYYRNYIYKFICLLLSENKYLYMHSKNTKRDKLYSLRLLASRLDFNLYYVNISKIMDSQKNMKLNISKQINMINK; this is encoded by the coding sequence ATGAGTTTAAATCCCAACTTCAATCCAAACACACCTGGCTCCCCAGAATATATGAACGAGTCaggtgaaaataaaaacacacacaattttagtaatataaataatacatatgcatataaagaaaattattataataaaactgGACCAAGCACTGGATTaattagaaataaaaatgaaatgcaataccaaaaacaaaatgctGATCAgcatattcaaaaaaaagtaacaGTAATGAATAATGGCgaaaattatacaattGGTGAAACAAGTGGTATTATAAGAGACACGgaaaatgttaaaaataCTACTAccttaacaaaaatatcaaaaaagctagatgaaaaaaatacagaaaattttaaaagtatTACTCATTTTgctaaatatttattttttatagcaaaaaaaatagctacaatacataacaaaaataattcaaactCTCAAAATAGTCCACATTATAATGAAGAAGTTCAAAAAATGCTCGTTAagcatttaatatataaattaaataaaatattgtcatcgcttataaattataatattttagattataatgaaactacaaatataaaacatgaTATCGAATATTactgtttaaaaaatagtaacttaacattaaacaaaataaggGTTATGCTAAAAAAACTGGAGGAtagtaaaattaattataaatatatacttcatatacttttaaaacttaaaatatatcaagaTGAAGTAGGAGAAAATGAAGTTACACACATTAATGTAACTACAAACTTAAATAATAGGCAAATAGTACCAGACCccaataaacaaaatgatcAAGTTGAAAAAAACGAGATCAACACAGCAAGTCTAAAAATACCTGACCATACTATCAATCagaataaattaaataataatcgaATTATTAAACCAGATGAAATTGTAGAACATAATAATGTAACTAATCTATataatgaacaaaatattgttCCTATTAATAGAACccaaaataatagtattaCTGAAACCGAATCAAATcaatcaaaaataaaagctgTAACAACAGTTGTAGAAAATGATATGATTCATAAAAAGAACTTTATGAATAAGAGTATATTTGCaacaattatattaaacaataaatttaatagttTAGATATagatgaaaatttattacttAGAGATTTAATATATCCACTACAAGGGATAAATggtgaatatataaaatttaataaaaaggaaaatgcTTTTTGTGTTTGTAATAGAAAAGTAAGTATGGGCATGCATCATTTTATTACTAGCATAAGTAAAGTAGGTATACTATTTCGTAagttacaaaaatatattaacatttcTACTAACGAAATGGCTAGTGAAGGAAATTCTTCATATAACACTTCAAACTATTTTGACAATTTCGAAGAGGACGGAATGTCTAGCAATCCATTGCAAGAAGGAACAGAAACGGTAGCCCTTATACAgtcagaaaaaataaacatggGAGATAATCCAAATAGCCCGAATAATCTTGACGACAGCTTTAGTAGTGAAGGAAGCGAACTGAATCATGGACACACAGACAGTGTAACAAAAGATgcaacaaaatataatccaCAAATTTTAGGGCGAAGAAAAGGAAGTCTAGTAATAGATGCATTGTATCAAATAGTTAGAGAATATCttaatgaatattataaattattatcacaTATTGAAAGTGAAATCAATGagcatatacataaaaatactgTATATATAGGAATAAAAGTATTATATGGACTATTACACgaatcatataaaatattaagagTATTAGTAAATGTTATAGATGAATCACAAAGATCTACCGGATGtcaatttttatctttcGTATATTCTAAATCACAAGTATATGATtatgatgaagaaaaaatttataaaaaaattttgcaaaaatgtattaagcccataaatttaatattaaaacaatGGGTTGAAAATggaatattaaaagataaatataaagaaacttttatttcattaaataataatattacatCGGAGCAAATATGGatgtataaatttgttataaACATGAATAATATTCCATTATTTCTTACTACAACAACagctaaaaaaattctACTAACCGGAAAATGTGTATATCTTTTAAACTATCTTAgtgtaaataatacaaagtCTGTAAATTGGGGTCTTACTGATACTATACctgatataaaatttgacgaacaaaataaacatgatttttttgataGACCTTCTTCCATTCCAATCAATACagatatattttctctCAATGATTTTCATACGTATgtagaaaatatagataattatataaaacatatatctaaaaaaaaaaatcaagaaCTATTTTCATTACTTATAAAACAGTATGGGTTATATGAGCACTTCAAAGCATTTAGGCACTTCATTCTTTTAGTGGATGGtgatttatttgaaaatatttttgaaagcATGAAAACagatttatatatgaatgcagaagaattaaaaagacattatctaaataataaattagagTTATGTATAAAGTCTTCTTCAATATTTACatcaaacaaaaatataattaaaaaattaattattgaAAAGTTTAATGCAAAGAGAGGAGATATAGGATGGGATATTTTAGTACTCGATTTTGTAGTTGAAAAACCGTtagatattatttttacaaataaaataaaaaatatatataaaagtataaacgtattattaattaaattaaaaaaaatacaatgtgaattatcaaatatatggtatttatttacacatctatttaaaattattaatttaatttattataattctGTTTTTACACattgtaatattataagaaatgaaatgtttcattttattcagaatattttatcatactTTTATTATGACGTTATAGATATGAATTGGtatgaatttaaaaaaaaaatatttacatgtAACGATTTAGATATGTTAATACATGAGCATTACAATTATGTAACGCAAATTCAGATGGACTTATTTCTTGGGAACTACACAGATATCCTAAATTCAAAGTCATCTAAAAATTTAGATAATATTAGTGGGACCCCATTTAGTAATACATTTGAAGAAGatccaaataattatttagcCTCCTCTTTCTCTAACGACATTAATTCTAATTATTCTCcgacaaaaaatgaaaatacacaaaataatcaaaatgaaaaaaacaacttAGGAAATCAAGATGATACTATTCCtccaaaaaatatggaaaatgaaacactcatttgtttaaataaaattttagatATTATTTCGcgttttataaatttaacaaGCTCATTAATATCAACAGTTTGTGAAAATTATTCAGATATTAAATCGTTAaccgaaaaaaaaagacagCAAAGAAATGATCAAAATGCAGAACCAAATATAGATCCTACTATGAATGATATAGATATagattatattaataattatataaattataatattattggcgaaaaaactattaaagatattaaaatgttattaaaatattatagaaattatatttacaaatttatttgtcTTTTACTTAGtgaaaacaaatatttatatatgcattcaAAAAATACCAAAAgagataaattatattctcTTCGTCTTTTAGCTTCACGTCTTGATTTTAATCtttattatgtaaatatttcaaaaattatggattcacaaaaaaatatgaaactAAATATTTCTAAACAAATAAACATGATAAACAAGTAG
- a CDS encoding mitochondrial-processing peptidase subunit beta, putative — protein sequence MLGKKIRNTLGNQLKGCMAYSRKYSTSNLMEEIKNQPLSKITELPNKMKVATIKNNCEVPTIGLWISSGSKYENKANNGVAHFLEHMIFKGTNKRNRVQLEKEIENMGAHLNAYTAREQTGYYFKCFKDDVKWCIELLSDILTNSVFDEKLIEMEKHVILREMEEVEKSADEVIFDKLHMTAFRDHPLGYTILGPVENIKNMKKNDILNYIQKNYTSDRMVLCAVGDVEHDNIVKLVEQNFSNIKPQDEKGLILKQEFDKIKPFFCGSEIIIRDDDSGPNAHVAVAFEGVPWTSSDSITFMLMQCIIGTYKKNEEGIVPGKLSANRTINNISNKMTIGCADYFTSFNTCYNNTGLFGFYVQCDELAVEHAVGELMFGITSLSYSITDEEVELAKIHLKTQLISMFESSSTLAEEISRQILVYGRPITLAEFITRLNEIDAEEVKRVAWKYLHDRDIAVAAMGALHGMPQYFDLRQKTYWLRY from the coding sequence ATGctaggaaaaaaaattcgtAATACCTTGGGTAACCAACTCAAGGGATGCATGGCATATTCTCGAAAGTATAGTACATCAAATTTGAtggaagaaataaaaaatcagcCATTAAGTAAAATTACAGAATTgccaaataaaatgaaagtagcaaccataaaaaataattgtgaAGTTCCGACTATCGGATTATGGATAAGTAGTGGAagtaaatatgaaaataaagcaaATAATGGTGTAGCTCATTTTCTAGAGCATATGATTTTTAAAGGAAccaataaaagaaatagagttcaattagaaaaagaaatagaaaatatggGAGCACATttaaatgcatatacagCTAGAGAACAAACaggatattattttaaatgttttaaagATGATGTAAAATGGTGTATTGAATTATTAAGtgatatattaacaaatagTGTATTTGATGAAAAACTAATAGAAATGGAAAAGCATGTTATTTTAAGAGAAATGGAAGAAGTTGAAAAATCAGCAGATGAAgttatttttgataaattgCATATGACTGCATTTAGAGATCATCCATTAGGATATACCATTTTAGGACCagtagaaaatattaaaaatatgaaaaaaaatgatatattaaattatattcaaaaaaattatacatcAGATAGGATGGTTTTATGTGCTGTTGGAGATGTAGAACATGATAATATTGTCAAATTAGTAGAACAAAATTTTTCGAATATTAAACCACAAGATGAAAAAGGacttattttaaaacaagagtttgataaaataaaaccaTTCTTTTGTGGATcagaaattataataagaGATGATGATTCAGGACCTAATGCTCATGTAGCTGTAGCTTTTGAAGGTGTCCCTTGGACTTCATCCGATTCAATCACATTTATGTTAATGCAATGTATAATAGGaacatacaaaaaaaacgaagaaGGTATTGTACCTGGAAAATTATCAGCAAATAGaacaattaataatatatctaaTAAAATGACAATAGGATGTGCTGACTATTTTACATCATTCAATACATGTTATAACAATACTGGCTTATTCGGTTTTTATGTACAATGTGATGAACTAGCTGTTGAACATGCAGTTGGTGAGCTCATGTTTGGAATTACTTCTTTAAGTTATTCTATAACAGATGAAGAAGTCGAACTAGCCAAAATACATTTAAAAACGCAACTTATTAGTATGTTTGAATCTTCATCTACTCTAGCAGAAGAAATATCCAGACAAATACTTGTATATGGTCGCCCAATTACCTTAGCAGAATTCATTACTAgattaaatgaaatagaTGCTGAAGAAGTTAAAAGGGTTGCTTGGAAATATTTACATGATCGTGACATAGCAGTTGCTGCAATGGGCGCTTTACATGGCATGCCTCAATATTTTGATCTCAGACAAAAAACATACTGGCTTCGATATTAG
- a CDS encoding tubulin delta chain, putative, which produces MGVLGVQIGQCGNQIGMEFYDSIYKHIMSCKNGNLKNKLINMYFDEECEYDNNIFPIIEYEDFTSNKNIKGHIISPDISNIKCLNNYVARCILIDMEPKVIENCLNGNKFNKNSPDYSNYILKNKNKKQEQIRNYEFGKCDNVRNFDKRQKYVCGLNEYYEPTNNFIKIFNKKCNIIKSSDNYKNEDTMEEKNEKDNYSYFKKFDNFINEEIGNNPQKFDDNNIVNSSSYSKMYSINQWKYNKNNVIYGLNGSGNNWSYGFNVHAKNICEDFINLINKELEKNDNNNECIDNIILFHSLAGGSGSGISSYISYILKDEYPKINLFNICVLPYTFGEISVQSLNTILCLSSIYEVSDCVMVFENDKFELMCKKINGGSISGDSIGHPSNSFGSIDTNNINKYICQFLVHTLGLPIDYSYLKNNNNYKYSNFMNSIVSDLCCHPNYKLISTRYLPQVYKENLKFEQNTFNMLIKRMHKMVINANILDYSVGNSKDSAEMASHFNNYMDSYFPKISEQNLRNNNIFQKVDNIPIYLNENISKSYVDKKLNSIFLCSDNNNTNKYQQMKSRHTYKIFNKNNNLKNIQDNISSTHFNHNNVIFNSKIIMRGEINENINLNLFKNNVLYSKRSLNPIEVYIDENKYFGNNSLAMLSNCLTPIPGLKKVLQNAKMLYSTNAYIYQYNNYGVTNDNIHNSLMAIDQVINSYESLSCE; this is translated from the coding sequence ATGGGGGTTTTAGGTGTGCAGATTGGGCAATGTGGGAATCAAATAGGGATGGAATTTTACGACAgtatttataaacatattatgagttgtaaaaatggaaatttaaaaaataaattaattaatatgtattttgATGAAGAATGtgaatatgataataatatatttcctaTAATAGAATATGAAGATTTTacaagtaataaaaatattaaaggacatataataagtcctgatatttcaaatataaaatgtttaaataattatgttgCAAGGTGTATATTAATAGACATGGAACCAAAAGTAATCGAGAATTGCCTGAACGgcaataaatttaataaaaattctcCAGATTAtagtaattatattttaaaaaataaaaataaaaaacaggAACAAATAAGAAATTATGAATTTGGTAAATGTGATAATGTAAgaaattttgataaaaggCAGAAATATGTTTGTGgattaaatgaatattatgagccaacaaataattttataaaaatatttaacaaaaaatgtaatattataaagtcaagtgataattataaaaacgaGGATACTATGGAAGAAAAGAATGAGAAAGacaattattcatatttcaaaaaatttgataattttataaatgaagaaatagGAAATAATCCCCAAAAGtttgatgataataatatagttaACAGTTCGTCTTATTCAAAAATGTATAGCATTAATCAGTGgaagtataataaaaataatgtgaTTTATGGCCTGAACGGGTCAGGTAATAATTGGTCCTATGGATTTAATGTAcatgcaaaaaatatatgtgaagattttataaatttaataaataaagagttagaaaaaaatgataataataacgaatgtatagataatataatattatttcataGCTTAGCAGGTGGGAGTGGTAGTGGAATCAgttcatatatatcttatattttaaaagatgaatatccaaaaataaatttatttaatatatgtgttTTACCTTATACCTTTGGTGAAATAAGTGTACAAAGTTTAAATAcgattttatgtttatcaTCTATTTATGAAGTTTCTGATTGTGTTATGgtttttgaaaatgataaatttgaattgatgtgtaaaaaaataaatggtgGAAGCATTTCAGGAGATTCTATAGGGCATCCATCCAATTCTTTTGGAAGTATAGacacaaataatattaacaaatatatatgtcaaTTTCTTGTACATACATTAGGATTACCAATTGATTAtagttatttaaaaaataataataattataaatattcaaattttatgaattcAATAGTATCTGATTTATGTTGTCATCccaattataaattaatatcaaCTAGATATCTTCCACaagtatataaagaaaatctTAAGTTTGAACAGAATACATTTaatatgttaataaaaagaatgcATAAGATGGTTAtaaatgcaaatatattagaTTATAGTGTAGGTAATTCTAAAGATAGTGCAGAAATGGCTAgccattttaataattatatggatAGCTATTTTCCTAAGATTTCTGAACAAAAtttaagaaataataatatttttcaaaaagttgataatattcctatatatttaaatgaaaatataagtaaATCATATgtagataaaaaattaaattcaatttttttatgtagtgataataataatacaaataaatatcagCAAATGAAATCAAGACAtacttataaaatatttaataaaaataataatttaaaaaatatacaagaTAATATAAGTTCAACACATTTTAATCATAATAATGTTATTTTCaattcaaaaattataatgcgTGGAGAAATAAacgaaaatataaatcttaatttatttaaaaataatgttttatatagtAAAAGGTCATTAAACCCTATAGAAGTTTatattgatgaaaataaatattttggaaATAATAGTTTGGCTATGTTATCAAATTGTTTAACTCCTATACCgggtttaaaaaaagttttacAAAATGCCAAAATGTTATATTCCACAaatgcttatatatatcagtACAACAACTACGGAGTGACAAACGACAATATCCATAATTCCCTCATGGCGATTGACCAAGTTATTAATTCGTATGAAAGTTTGTCTTGCGAGTAG